A stretch of Cellulosilyticum sp. I15G10I2 DNA encodes these proteins:
- a CDS encoding GerMN domain-containing protein — MQWKRVIRIGVIIYTFFLSTIECTTVVAAAQLKTNFSIQSITESYNNLRGINREKSLTKLSVNDKINNTVKLFLGDIRTGEIVCFEYDAKRQNEESDEVYLTKTLKDDKGKPDIYITGIPNDAVIKDIVIDYSKDSVTVNMTGEYNLQGYGSTGEYLALQSLSSTIAHFYNVHTVVLKREGVFYVSGHFSFKENEGIEVSACN; from the coding sequence ATGCAGTGGAAAAGAGTTATTAGAATAGGTGTTATTATTTATACATTTTTTTTAAGTACAATTGAATGCACAACGGTTGTTGCAGCAGCACAGTTAAAAACTAACTTCAGTATTCAGTCTATTACTGAAAGTTATAATAATCTTAGAGGGATAAATAGAGAAAAATCATTAACAAAATTATCTGTTAATGATAAAATAAATAATACAGTAAAATTATTTCTAGGAGATATAAGAACTGGCGAGATAGTTTGTTTTGAATATGACGCCAAGAGGCAAAATGAAGAATCAGATGAAGTATATCTAACAAAAACCCTCAAGGATGATAAAGGAAAACCGGATATTTATATAACGGGGATTCCGAATGATGCAGTTATTAAGGATATCGTGATAGATTATTCTAAAGACAGTGTTACTGTTAATATGACGGGAGAATATAATTTGCAAGGTTATGGCAGCACTGGAGAATACCTGGCGTTACAAAGCTTATCAAGTACAATAGCTCACTTTTATAACGTACATACGGTTGTTTTAAAGAGAGAAGGTGTGTTTTATGTTTCAG